A genomic stretch from Miscanthus floridulus cultivar M001 unplaced genomic scaffold, ASM1932011v1 fs_22_2_3, whole genome shotgun sequence includes:
- the LOC136530901 gene encoding protein DETOXIFICATION 41-like: MPLMAISIFLNGIQPILSGVAIGSGWQATVAYVNVGAYYLIGLPIGCVLGYKTSLGAAGIWWGLIIGVAVQTIALIILTVRTNWDKEVEKAMQRLKQTGVVPVNDIIA, encoded by the exons ATGCCCCTGATGGCAATCAGCATCTTCTTGAATGGAATTCAGCCAATTCTCTCAG GGGTTGCCATTGGGAGTGGATGGCAAGCAACAGTTGCCTATGTCAATGTTGGGGCCTACTACCTGATTGGGCTTCCAATTGGATGCGTTCTAGGATACAAAACAAGCCTTGGAGCAGCT GGAATATGGTGGGGTTTAATCATAGGGGTCGCTGTGCAAACGATAGCCCTGATTATTCTCACAGTCAGGACTAACTGGGACAAGGAG GTGGAGAAGGCGATGCAGCGACTGAAACAGACAGGTGTGGTTCCTGTAAATGACATCATTGCATGA